The Synechococcus sp. M16.1 genome includes the window GGCCAGCTGTTCCCCGGCCCCAGCAAAACCACCCGGGCCTACACCCTCAAGGAAGACGGCATCGTGAAGGCAGCCGAAGCCTGCGGCTTCAAGCTGGTGCGCCGCAGCCTGAACAAGGCCCCCTTCTACTTCTCGCGTTTGATCGAGTTCCGCAAGGCCTGATCTCCCTCACTCGGGGGATCCACCAGGAGGTTGAGCTCCCTCAAGTGAGGGAGACCCGAAAGCCGCCAGGCATGCAGCCGATAGCCCCCATCACCGGGCGTTGCGGTGGCTGAAATCTCGCGATTCATCAGATAGAGCGGATCACCCAGCAAGGGGCTGCCCAGCTGCGCCAGATGAATACGGATTTGATGCGGCCGTCCGGTGGTGATCGTCACCTGCAGGCGATCGCCCTCGGCCCTGCGCTCCAACAGCTCCAGCTCGGAGTGGGCTGAGAGCCGTTTGCGGATCGGCGCATCGTCGAACGGTTCCGGCCCCCAGATCCAGCCCAAGAGTGGATGCGGCCGTTCCACCACATCACTGCTCACCGTCAGGCACTGCCCCAACTCCAACCCCGGCACCCGCTGGCTCCAGGCCTGATACACCTTGCGGCAAGCGCCGTCGGGCCGGAACTGCTTCGACCAAAGGGCACGGGTCTGCGGCGTGCGGGCACACACCTGCAGGCCGGAGGTGAAGCGCCCCAGGCGGTGCACCGGCCGGGCCCCGGTGGGTTCAAGCAAGGCCGTGAGCGTGTGGTGCAGGAAGCCACCACCGGGCATCACCGGCAAACCGGAAGGCTTGTTGATCACCAACAGGTCGCCGTCGTCGTGGATCGTCTCCCATTGATCGGGGATCGCCTGCTCCAACCAGGGCGGACGCCGCCAACAGAGGGTCTCACCGCCCTGCAAGGCTCGATCAACGGCCAGCAGCGCTCCGTTCCAATCCAGCTCACCGGCGGCGATCCGCTGCTGCCACAACACAGCATCAGAGTGGCGGTAGCGATCCGCCAGCCATTCGCTCACCAAGATGCCGGCAGCGGACCGCGGCACCCGGTCGCGGTAGGTCCAACCATTGTTGAACGCCGCCTCGCGCCAGCCCGCCTTCAAGTCACCAGACGGTGCTCCAGGGCATAGCGCACCAATTCCGTGCGGCTGGAGGTGCCCGTCTTGTTGAACAACCGGCTCACGTACTTCTCCACGTTGCGGATCGACGTCTCCAGTTGCCGGGCAATCTCCTTGTTCATCAATCCTTCCGCCACCAGCTGCAGCACACTCGCCTCCCGCGGCGTGAAGCTGTGCACCACCGGCTCGGTGGAGGGCAACGCTTCGGCCTGGGCCAGCAGCGAACGGATCTCGGTGATCTGCTTGGCCATCTGGCCCATATCGGTATCCGCAAAGCGCGCTGCCTCCTGCAGCAGCCGTTGCTGGCGCTGGGCCACGTTGCGCACCCGCGCCACCAGCTCATCGGGATCGAACGGCTTGGGGATGTAGTCATCCACCCCGGCCAGATAGCCCTGGGTGCGGTCCGCCGTCATGCCCTTGGCGGTGAGGAAAATCACCGGGGTGCCACCAAGCCGTTCATCGGCGCGCAACTTCTGCAGCAGGCCATAGCCATCAAGCCGCGGCATCATCACGTCGCTGATCACCACATCCGGCAGCATCTGCTGCGCCTTGGCGAAGCCTTCCTCCCCGTCCACCGCGGTGGTCACCTCAAAGCCTTCGTCTTCCAGATAGGCCTGCACCGCCGTGCGCAGACCGGGCTCGTCGTCCACCAGCAACAGACGCGGGGCGGGCGCCGCGGCCTCTACGGATTCAGCGGTGGGGGTGGGCGCGTCGCTCATGGCTGGAATCGCTCTGGCAGCAATGTATGGAGAGCACGCTCAACGGGCCAGTGCGGGTAACTGCTCCTGCTGTTCGGGAATCAGGGTGGAAAAGCCCAGATCCAGAGCCTTCTGACGCAACGTGGCAGGGTCGGTTCCCGCCACCTCCGGCACGCAGGCTGCCCACCACACCAGGTGATCCTCCCGATTCACGTCCGTAATCGGACCGCCAGGGTTGAGGGTGCGCACGTAAACCGTCGACGGCGTGCGTTTCACCCGCAAGGGCTTCTCTGGGGAGCAATTGACGCTCTCCACATAGACGTTGAGATCCGACGCCGACTCCTCCCACAGGCTGTAGCTACGGGTGTCGGGATTGGACGAGGCTGGTTTCACCGCGTAAATCCCGATCGACAGGGTGCCGACGGGAGCAGGGCGTTCGATCAGCACCTTGAGATCGGCTGGCCGCGATTGCCGCATCTGCTCCAGCACCTGCTCACGGTCGAAGCCACTGGCGGGTTGCAGGCACACCAGCCCGCCCAGGCCCAGCAGTGCCATTGGCAATCGCAGACCCATGCCAGTGCCGTTCGCAATGCAGCACCATGATCGCAACATCTGCCTGCATCGTCCTGAGCGGCTCGGCTCTCGCCTTTGATTTCCAGGCCACCACCCCCTGTGCGGCTGAGGTGGTGGAGGCGATGGCGCCGTTCTGGAGTGCGGACTGGGGCAATCCCTCCAGCCGCCAGCATCGGCTCGGCCTCAACGCCTCTGCCGCGGTGAACGTGGCGCGGC containing:
- a CDS encoding RNA pseudouridine synthase; protein product: MKAGWREAAFNNGWTYRDRVPRSAAGILVSEWLADRYRHSDAVLWQQRIAAGELDWNGALLAVDRALQGGETLCWRRPPWLEQAIPDQWETIHDDGDLLVINKPSGLPVMPGGGFLHHTLTALLEPTGARPVHRLGRFTSGLQVCARTPQTRALWSKQFRPDGACRKVYQAWSQRVPGLELGQCLTVSSDVVERPHPLLGWIWGPEPFDDAPIRKRLSAHSELELLERRAEGDRLQVTITTGRPHQIRIHLAQLGSPLLGDPLYLMNREISATATPGDGGYRLHAWRLSGLPHLRELNLLVDPPSEGDQALRNSIKREK
- a CDS encoding response regulator transcription factor, whose amino-acid sequence is MSDAPTPTAESVEAAAPAPRLLLVDDEPGLRTAVQAYLEDEGFEVTTAVDGEEGFAKAQQMLPDVVISDVMMPRLDGYGLLQKLRADERLGGTPVIFLTAKGMTADRTQGYLAGVDDYIPKPFDPDELVARVRNVAQRQQRLLQEAARFADTDMGQMAKQITEIRSLLAQAEALPSTEPVVHSFTPREASVLQLVAEGLMNKEIARQLETSIRNVEKYVSRLFNKTGTSSRTELVRYALEHRLVT